From a single Flavobacterium sp. genomic region:
- the sprA gene encoding cell surface protein SprA — protein sequence MLFSFSLQAQVDEEEKDTVKTGVDLGKLNMPNPLSILDKYTYDAASDRYIYTSSVDGFNIKYPMILTPKQYEELVLREQMRKYYQEKSAAIDGKKEGSEAAKKDLLPRYYVNSKFFESIFGSNTIDVKPTGSVELDLGIRFTKQDNPSFSPRNRKTTSFDFDQRISVGLQGKVGTRLNVNVNYDTQSTFAFQNLIKLEYTPTEDDIIKKIEVGNVSFPLSNSLVRGAQSLFGVKAQLQFGKTTFTGVFSEQKSQTKSVTSQGGGTLQDFEIFALDYDADRHYFLSQYFRNNYDKALETFPYVNSRVQINRIEVWITNKQNRVNSTENNLRNIVALQDLGEAPLTGVLPQETVHINLGSNPAFYNVGANTPSNNANNKYDPNAIGSNFLNSSIRDVSLASNGFIPSVVASEGIDFAKLENARKLTASEYTYHPQLGYISLNQKLANDEVLAVSYQYTIGGDVYQVGEFGTDGVDATNVNSGIPNSQALILKLLKSNLTIDKYQVASVDYTMPTWNLMMKNIYQIPGGYQLQQEDFKLNILYTDPSPLNYITQSGVDPLPSNVEQTPLLKVFNLDQLNYTNDPQEGGDGFFDFYPGLTVDTQRGKIIFTKVEPFGKHLFQKLDVPSLVENYDDPLTYNSNQAKYVFRSLYKTTQAAALQESAKNKFQLKGRFKSMGGDGISIGAFNVPQGSVVVTAGGRVLVEGVDYTVNYQMGKVQILDPSLQASNTPIEVSVENNSVFGQQTRRFWGLNVEHKFNDKFLMGATILNMSERPFTTKSNYGQESVNNTIFGFNTNYSTEVPFFTRLVNKLPNIDTDVPSNLSFRGEIAYLKPGASKADQFNGEATTYIDDFEGSQTTIDMRSPQAWTLSSVPLEDNYDGVPSTAEPLTDNLRVGDKRSKLAWYSIDPVFYTQTPSGIDDDDLSFNKTRRVFSRELYPVTDIAQGQSTVINTLDLTYFPKDRGPYNFNPNLSVTNQFTDVEAPETWAGITRAINSTNFEQSNVEYIQFWVMDPYYGNTGDKADPTNTGKLVFNLGEISEDVLRDGRKLYENGLPEVGSTQPTISTAWGQVPASQSLIYAFDTNEANRAVQDAGFDGLTDVNEAVKYTDFAAFPDPAADNYRFYLETSGDVVTRYKNYNGVQGNSPVNVTNDNRGNTTFPDVEDVNRDNTMNTINAYFKFEVPFQAYGDNDADVPVGQNYIADFRKDDNVDLPNGQVGKARWILYKIPILEVIDANKVGPITDFRSIRFMRMYMSGFKDEVTLRFGALDLVRGEWRRYTGTFDELDTDPNDENTGFDVVALNIQENGQRSPIKYVTPPGVVREQLYNNNTIINQNEQSLSLRVYDKLGGTTNGLENDDARAVFKNVNVDMRQFKKLRMFLHAEAVQDGDLQDDELIAFIRFGNDFTDNFYQVEMPLKVTAFGASTPEEVWPSENEMEIPLDFLTKLKILNLQNDPAIDYSDPSGIGFIEEEDAKIGSSNSRLTLGIKGNPNFGLVRTLMIGIKNKSGDIQRGEVWFNELRMSDMDNKGGYAAVANLDTNFADFANVSATTRVGTIGFGALEQGPNERSREDVFQYDIVTNVNLGKLLPKKWGINLPFNYAVGEETITPKFDPFYQDIELNQLLDITSDANERSNIEQRAIDYTKRTSFNLIGVKKEKAPEKTANFYDVENLTLSYSLNETEHHDYEIENLIDKQNRTTVDYAFTFKPKTVEPFKNSKFLNKNGYYKMLSDFNFNYLPSNVSFSSNIIRQFNKQRFRLVDVQGIGLGDLYRRNYFFNYTYGFNYNLTKSLRLNYTASSNNIVRNYLDENNLPIDGLDIWDDYWNIGESNQHNQQLVLNYDLPINKIPLLSFVKSTYTYTGDYNWQRSSDAFSSVTGEDGNIYALGNLIQNANSHKLNTTLNMDLFYKYIGLTKTKSNKKKPVSEKDKKVAPKPGEQVKAPKGNVTLERSAFMSGLIGVITSVKNIQINYTENNGTVLPGYLPGLGFFGSSKPTLGFVFGSQSDVRYEAAKNGWLTNYPEFNQNFTQVENKKISFTAQMELFPDLKIDFTADRTYAYNFSEQFDVSGGQYNSRAPYDFGNFNVSTILIKTAFAQSDVNVSQTFQDFRDNRLVVANRLAEGYYGGNSFPRDADGYPIGYGKNSQQVLLPSFLAAYSGQEAEKVSTGVFRNVPLPNWTIKYTGLMRYKWFKDNFKRFSVQHGYRASYNVNSFRSNLNTAPVDANGNFFASKIISNVNLAEQFNPLVKVEFEMKNSIKILAELKKDRTLNMSFDNNLLTEVSGNEYIIGLGYRIKDVTFNSSLADNVSGVIKSDINIKADFSLRKNNTIVRYLDYDNNQLGGGQDLWSIKFTADYSFSRNLTAILFYDHQFSQAVISTSFPTTNIRGGFTLRYNFGN from the coding sequence ATGTTGTTTTCTTTTTCACTTCAAGCTCAAGTAGATGAAGAGGAAAAAGATACTGTAAAAACAGGTGTTGATTTAGGAAAATTAAACATGCCAAATCCTTTGAGTATTTTGGATAAATACACCTATGATGCGGCTTCTGATCGTTATATTTACACCAGTTCTGTTGACGGGTTTAATATTAAATATCCTATGATACTTACCCCAAAACAATATGAAGAGCTTGTTTTGAGAGAACAAATGCGTAAGTATTATCAAGAAAAATCTGCTGCAATTGATGGTAAAAAAGAGGGCTCTGAAGCGGCTAAAAAAGATTTATTACCCAGATATTATGTGAATTCTAAATTTTTTGAATCTATATTTGGAAGTAATACTATAGATGTAAAACCTACCGGTTCTGTTGAATTAGATTTAGGGATACGTTTTACCAAACAAGATAATCCTTCATTTTCTCCAAGAAATAGAAAAACAACAAGTTTTGATTTTGATCAAAGAATTAGTGTTGGTTTGCAAGGTAAGGTGGGAACTCGATTAAATGTAAATGTGAATTATGATACCCAATCAACTTTTGCGTTTCAAAATTTAATAAAATTAGAATATACGCCAACGGAGGATGACATTATCAAGAAAATAGAAGTAGGAAATGTTAGTTTTCCATTATCAAATTCATTGGTGAGAGGTGCTCAAAGTTTATTTGGTGTAAAGGCACAATTACAATTTGGTAAAACTACGTTTACAGGAGTTTTTTCAGAACAAAAATCGCAAACTAAATCGGTTACCTCACAAGGTGGTGGAACACTTCAAGATTTTGAAATTTTTGCCTTGGATTATGATGCTGATCGTCATTATTTCTTATCACAATATTTCAGAAATAATTATGATAAGGCTCTTGAAACTTTTCCATACGTAAATTCGCGTGTACAGATTAATAGAATTGAAGTTTGGATTACCAATAAGCAAAATAGAGTAAATTCAACAGAAAATAATCTTAGAAATATTGTTGCACTTCAAGATTTAGGTGAAGCCCCTCTAACGGGAGTTTTGCCTCAAGAAACTGTTCATATCAACTTAGGTTCTAATCCTGCTTTTTATAATGTGGGAGCAAATACTCCTTCTAACAATGCGAACAATAAATATGATCCAAATGCCATCGGAAGTAATTTTTTAAACAGTTCAATTAGAGATGTTTCTTTGGCATCAAACGGTTTTATCCCTAGTGTGGTTGCTTCAGAAGGAATTGACTTTGCAAAACTTGAAAATGCCAGAAAATTAACTGCATCAGAATATACATATCATCCGCAACTAGGATATATTTCGTTAAATCAAAAATTAGCAAACGATGAAGTTTTAGCGGTTTCATATCAATACACAATAGGCGGTGATGTATATCAAGTAGGAGAATTTGGTACGGACGGAGTTGATGCTACCAATGTGAATTCTGGAATTCCAAATTCACAAGCGTTGATACTAAAATTATTAAAAAGTAACTTAACCATTGATAAATACCAAGTTGCAAGTGTAGATTATACGATGCCTACTTGGAATTTAATGATGAAAAATATTTATCAAATCCCGGGCGGTTATCAATTGCAACAAGAAGATTTTAAGTTAAATATTCTTTATACCGATCCTTCGCCTTTAAATTACATAACACAATCTGGAGTTGATCCTTTGCCTTCAAATGTTGAACAAACACCTTTGTTGAAAGTTTTTAATTTAGATCAATTGAATTATACTAACGACCCTCAAGAAGGTGGAGATGGTTTTTTTGATTTTTATCCAGGTTTAACAGTTGATACGCAACGCGGAAAAATTATTTTTACAAAAGTGGAACCTTTTGGAAAGCATTTATTTCAAAAATTAGATGTTCCGTCTTTGGTTGAAAATTATGATGATCCATTAACATATAATAGTAATCAAGCTAAATATGTATTTAGAAGTTTGTACAAAACAACTCAAGCAGCAGCTTTACAAGAAAGTGCAAAAAATAAATTCCAATTAAAAGGTCGTTTTAAATCAATGGGTGGAGACGGAATTTCAATTGGGGCTTTCAATGTACCACAAGGTTCTGTTGTAGTTACTGCTGGTGGTAGAGTTTTGGTAGAAGGAGTTGATTATACTGTGAATTATCAAATGGGTAAAGTACAAATTTTAGATCCTTCATTACAAGCATCAAATACTCCAATTGAGGTTTCTGTGGAAAACAACTCGGTTTTCGGACAACAAACCAGAAGATTTTGGGGATTAAATGTGGAGCACAAATTTAACGACAAGTTTTTAATGGGAGCTACTATTTTAAACATGTCTGAAAGACCCTTTACAACCAAATCAAATTACGGACAAGAATCTGTAAATAATACTATTTTCGGATTCAATACAAACTATTCTACGGAAGTTCCATTTTTTACACGATTAGTAAATAAGTTGCCAAACATTGATACTGATGTGCCGTCAAACTTATCTTTTAGAGGTGAAATTGCTTATCTAAAACCAGGAGCATCCAAAGCAGATCAATTTAATGGAGAAGCAACAACTTACATAGATGATTTTGAAGGTTCGCAAACCACCATTGACATGCGTTCACCTCAAGCTTGGACCTTGTCAAGTGTTCCTTTAGAGGATAATTATGATGGAGTTCCATCTACTGCTGAACCACTTACTGATAATTTAAGGGTAGGTGATAAAAGAAGTAAGTTGGCTTGGTATTCAATAGATCCTGTTTTTTATACGCAAACTCCTTCTGGAATTGATGATGATGATTTGTCATTCAATAAAACAAGACGTGTATTTAGCCGTGAATTGTATCCTGTAACGGATATTGCTCAGGGACAGTCTACGGTAATTAATACCTTAGATTTAACCTATTTTCCTAAAGATAGAGGCCCTTATAATTTTAATCCAAACTTGAGTGTTACAAATCAGTTTACAGATGTAGAAGCTCCTGAAACATGGGCTGGTATAACTAGAGCTATCAATTCAACAAATTTTGAGCAATCAAATGTAGAATATATTCAGTTTTGGGTAATGGATCCGTATTATGGGAATACTGGTGATAAAGCGGATCCAACAAATACAGGAAAATTAGTTTTTAATCTTGGAGAAATATCTGAGGATGTTTTAAGAGATGGAAGAAAATTATATGAAAATGGATTACCAGAAGTAGGTTCAACTCAACCAACAATTAGTACAGCTTGGGGGCAAGTACCAGCTTCTCAATCATTAATTTATGCGTTTGACACGAATGAAGCAAATAGAGCGGTTCAGGATGCTGGATTTGATGGACTAACGGATGTTAATGAGGCTGTAAAATATACTGATTTTGCTGCTTTCCCTGACCCTGCTGCGGACAATTACCGTTTTTATTTAGAAACTTCGGGTGATGTAGTGACACGTTATAAAAATTATAATGGAGTTCAAGGAAATTCACCTGTAAATGTTACAAACGATAATAGAGGAAACACAACATTCCCAGATGTAGAAGATGTAAATCGTGATAATACGATGAATACCATCAATGCTTACTTTAAATTCGAAGTGCCTTTTCAAGCATACGGGGATAATGATGCTGATGTACCTGTTGGACAAAACTATATTGCCGATTTTAGAAAGGATGATAATGTTGATTTACCTAATGGACAGGTTGGAAAAGCTAGATGGATTTTATATAAAATACCAATTCTAGAGGTAATTGATGCGAATAAAGTTGGGCCAATTACCGATTTCCGTTCAATCCGATTCATGAGAATGTATATGAGCGGATTTAAAGATGAAGTAACCTTGCGTTTTGGTGCTTTAGATTTAGTTAGAGGAGAATGGAGAAGATATACAGGTACATTTGATGAATTAGATACCGATCCAAATGACGAGAATACAGGTTTTGATGTAGTGGCTTTGAATATTCAAGAAAATGGACAAAGAAGCCCAATTAAATATGTAACTCCTCCAGGTGTAGTTAGAGAACAACTTTATAACAATAATACTATTATAAATCAAAATGAACAATCGCTTTCGTTACGCGTTTATGATAAATTAGGCGGTACTACTAATGGATTGGAAAATGACGATGCTAGAGCAGTATTTAAAAATGTTAATGTTGACATGCGTCAGTTTAAAAAACTACGAATGTTTTTACACGCAGAGGCGGTACAGGATGGTGATTTACAAGATGATGAACTAATTGCGTTTATTCGTTTTGGAAATGACTTTACGGATAATTTCTATCAAGTTGAAATGCCTTTAAAAGTTACAGCTTTTGGTGCTTCTACTCCTGAAGAGGTATGGCCGTCTGAAAATGAAATGGAAATTCCTTTAGATTTTTTAACTAAACTAAAAATTTTAAATCTTCAGAATGATCCCGCTATTGATTATAGTGATCCTAGTGGTATTGGTTTTATTGAGGAGGAAGATGCTAAAATTGGCTCTTCAAATAGCAGACTGACTTTAGGAATTAAAGGAAACCCAAATTTTGGTTTGGTTCGAACCTTAATGATTGGTATCAAAAATAAATCAGGCGATATTCAACGTGGAGAAGTTTGGTTTAATGAACTTCGTATGTCGGATATGGACAACAAAGGAGGATATGCAGCTGTTGCTAACTTAGATACTAATTTTGCTGACTTTGCAAATGTTTCAGCTACAACTAGAGTAGGAACTATTGGTTTTGGTGCGTTAGAACAAGGTCCAAATGAAAGAAGTAGAGAGGATGTTTTTCAATATGATATTGTAACAAATGTAAATTTAGGAAAATTATTGCCAAAAAAATGGGGAATCAATTTGCCGTTTAATTATGCTGTTGGCGAAGAAACAATTACTCCAAAATTTGACCCTTTTTATCAAGATATTGAATTAAATCAATTATTAGATATAACTTCGGATGCTAATGAACGTTCAAATATTGAACAAAGAGCTATTGATTACACAAAAAGAACAAGTTTCAATTTAATTGGAGTTAAAAAAGAGAAAGCGCCTGAAAAAACAGCAAATTTCTACGATGTAGAAAATCTAACCCTATCGTATTCATTAAACGAAACAGAACACCACGATTATGAAATTGAAAATTTAATTGATAAGCAAAATAGAACTACAGTTGATTATGCTTTCACTTTTAAACCTAAAACCGTTGAGCCATTTAAGAACAGCAAATTCTTAAATAAAAATGGATATTATAAAATGTTAAGCGATTTTAATTTCAATTATTTGCCATCAAATGTTTCGTTTAGTTCTAATATAATTCGCCAATTCAATAAACAACGTTTTAGATTAGTTGATGTGCAAGGTATCGGTTTAGGTGATTTGTATAGAAGAAATTATTTTTTCAATTATACGTATGGGTTTAATTATAATTTAACCAAATCGCTTCGATTAAATTATACCGCTTCATCAAACAATATTGTACGTAATTATTTGGATGAAAATAATTTACCAATTGATGGATTAGATATTTGGGATGATTATTGGAATATTGGGGAATCTAATCAACACAATCAACAATTGGTTTTAAATTATGATTTGCCAATTAATAAAATTCCGCTGTTAAGTTTTGTAAAATCAACTTATACTTATACTGGAGATTACAATTGGCAACGCTCTTCTGATGCTTTTTCATCGGTAACAGGTGAAGATGGAAATATTTATGCTTTAGGAAATTTGATTCAAAATGCAAATTCTCATAAGTTGAACACTACTTTAAATATGGATTTGTTTTACAAGTATATAGGATTGACTAAAACGAAAAGCAACAAGAAAAAGCCAGTTTCTGAAAAAGATAAAAAAGTTGCACCAAAACCAGGAGAACAAGTTAAAGCACCAAAAGGAAATGTTACTTTAGAAAGAAGTGCTTTCATGAGCGGTTTAATAGGAGTAATTACGAGTGTAAAAAATATTCAAATTAATTATACTGAAAATAACGGAACAGTTTTACCAGGTTATTTACCAGGTTTAGGGTTCTTTGGTTCATCAAAACCAACACTAGGATTTGTTTTTGGAAGCCAATCCGACGTTCGATATGAAGCAGCAAAAAATGGCTGGCTAACAAATTATCCTGAGTTTAATCAAAATTTTACACAGGTTGAAAACAAAAAAATAAGTTTTACAGCTCAAATGGAATTGTTCCCTGATTTAAAAATTGATTTTACGGCGGATAGAACGTATGCTTATAATTTTTCAGAACAGTTTGATGTTTCTGGTGGGCAATATAATTCTCGTGCACCGTATGATTTTGGGAATTTTAATGTTTCAACTATTTTAATTAAAACCGCATTTGCGCAAAGCGATGTAAACGTTTCTCAAACTTTTCAAGATTTTAGAGACAATAGGTTAGTGGTAGCAAATCGATTAGCAGAAGGATATTATGGAGGAAACTCATTTCCAAGAGATGCTGATGGTTATCCAATTGGATATGGAAAAAATAGTCAACAAGTTTTATTGCCTTCATTTTTAGCGGCTTATTCTGGACAAGAAGCAGAAAAGGTTTCTACGGGTGTTTTTAGAAATGTGCCTTTGCCAAACTGGACTATCAAATATACAGGTTTAATGCGATACAAATGGTTTAAAGATAATTTCAAAAGATTTTCTGTTCAACATGGGTATCGAGCTAGTTATAACGTAAATTCATTTCGTTCAAATTTAAATACAGCTCCTGTAGATGCTAATGGAAATTTCTTTGCATCAAAAATTATCTCAAATGTTAATTTAGCAGAACAATTTAATCCATTAGTTAAAGTAGAATTTGAAATGAAAAATTCAATAAAAATTCTTGCAGAACTTAAAAAAGATAGAACTTTAAATATGAGTTTCGATAACAACTTACTTACAGAAGTTAGTGGAAATGAATATATAATAGGATTGGGTTACAGAATTAAAGATGTTACGTTTAATTCTTCATTAGCAGATAATGTAAGTGGCGTAATTAAGAGTGATATTAACATTAAAGCCGATTTTTCATTACGAAAAAACAATACAATTGTTCGTTATTTAGATTACGATAATAATCAATTGGGTGGAGGGCAAGATTTATGGTCTATCAAATTTACAGCAGATTATTCTTTCAGTAGAAATTTAACAGCTATTTTATTCTACGATCATCAATTCTCTCAAGCTGTAATTTCAACTTCTTTTCCAACAACAAATATTAGAGGAGGATTTACTTTGCGCTATAATTTCGGAAACTAG
- the ruvA gene encoding Holliday junction branch migration protein RuvA, producing MIAHIQGRLVEKTPTEVIIDCNGVGYHINISLHTYSLLSDSESLKLFTFLQIREDAHTLYGFVEKQERELFKLLLSVSGVGASTARTMLSSLAPSQIIQAIASNDLGTMQSMKGIGAKTAQRIILDLKEKVLKVYNLDEVSVVESNTNKDEALSALEVLGFARKAAEKVIDKIVRETPNSSVENLIKQALKNL from the coding sequence ATGATAGCACACATTCAAGGAAGATTAGTTGAAAAAACACCAACCGAAGTAATCATAGATTGCAATGGTGTGGGCTATCATATTAATATTTCATTGCATACGTATTCTTTATTATCTGATTCTGAAAGTTTAAAATTATTTACTTTTTTACAAATTAGAGAAGATGCGCATACTTTATATGGGTTTGTAGAAAAACAAGAACGTGAATTATTCAAATTGTTACTTTCCGTTTCTGGAGTGGGAGCAAGTACTGCTAGAACTATGTTGTCTTCGCTGGCACCAAGTCAAATTATACAAGCCATTGCTTCAAATGATTTGGGAACGATGCAATCTATGAAAGGAATTGGAGCAAAAACTGCTCAAAGAATTATTTTAGATTTAAAAGAAAAAGTGTTAAAAGTGTATAATTTAGATGAAGTTTCTGTTGTGGAAAGCAATACAAATAAAGATGAAGCGTTATCTGCTTTAGAAGTTTTAGGTTTTGCGAGAAAAGCTGCCGAAAAAGTAATTGATAAAATTGTTAGAGAAACCCCAAATTCCTCTGTAGAAAACTTAATAAAACAAGCTTTAAAAAATTTATAA